A single Acidobacteriota bacterium DNA region contains:
- a CDS encoding Rrf2 family transcriptional regulator: MKISTKGEYGIRAMLYVAMHANGGPVPSHEIAVNQGIPEPYLRQILAALARDHLIRSNRGPQGGHLLGRPAEKISMHDILVALEGHTTSIDHILAQPCTIGVGPKHCAIREVFLSVKEAVETILCNYSLADLAARQQEVCECKIEIPHDLPPERLSTSTGRPLHVIAD, from the coding sequence ATGAAGATCTCCACCAAGGGTGAGTACGGCATTCGCGCCATGCTGTACGTGGCGATGCACGCGAACGGTGGGCCGGTGCCCAGCCACGAGATCGCCGTGAACCAAGGAATCCCGGAGCCCTACCTGCGCCAGATCCTGGCCGCGCTCGCCCGGGATCACCTGATCCGCTCGAACCGCGGTCCCCAGGGCGGCCACCTGCTGGGCAGGCCGGCCGAGAAGATCTCGATGCACGACATCCTGGTCGCGCTCGAGGGACACACGACCTCGATCGACCACATCCTCGCCCAACCCTGCACGATCGGCGTGGGACCGAAGCACTGCGCGATCCGCGAGGTCTTCCTCAGCGTGAAGGAGGCGGTCGAGACCATCCTGTGCAACTACAGCCTCGCCGACCTGGCCGCGCGTCAGCAGGAAGTCTGCGAGTGCAAGATCGAGATCCCGCACGACCTGCCGCCCGAGCGGCTCTCGACGTCGACTGGCCGGCCGCTGCAC